The window AGGACTAAATGGCCCTGCACTTCGAGCTCTCGGAATTCGATGCCCGCCGCGAACGGCTGATTGCGAAGATGGCGGAAGAGAAACTGGACGCCATGCTGCTTTTCGCGCAGGAAAGCATGTACTGGCTGACCGGTTACGACACTTTTGGCTATTGTTTCTTCCAGACGCTGGTGGTCAAGTCGGACGGCTCCATGACGCTTCTGACCCGTTCGGCGGATCTGCGTCAGGCCCGCAATACCTCGACCATCGAAAATATTCTCATCTGGGTCGACCGGCCCAACGCCGACCCCACACTCGATCTTAAAAACCTCCTGAGCGATCTCGACCTGCTCGGCGCCAAGATCGGCGTTGAATACGACACCCACGGCATGACCGGGCGCGTCGCCCGCCTGCTGGACAACCAGCTTGCCAGCTTCTGCCAGATGATCGACGCCTCCTATCTGGTCAGCACCCTGCGGCTCATCAAAAGTCCCGCCGAGATCGCCTATGCCAGAAGGGCCGGCCAGTTGGCGGATGCGGCTCTGGACGCAGCCCTGGAACTCATCAAGCCGGGTGCCGACGAAGCCGCCATCCTTGCAGCGATGCAGGGTGCGGTTCTGGGCGGCGGCGGCGACTATCCCTCCAATGAATTCATCATCGGCTCGGGCGCAGATGCGCTTTTGTGCCGTTACAAGGCCGGCCGCCGCAGGCTTGATGACAAGGATCAGCTGACACTGGAATGGGCTGGCGTCAGTGCCCATTACCATGCCGCCATGATGCGCACCGTGGTGATCGGCGAACAGGATTTCCGCCAGAAGGAGCTT is drawn from Agrobacterium tumefaciens and contains these coding sequences:
- a CDS encoding aminopeptidase P family protein, which produces MALHFELSEFDARRERLIAKMAEEKLDAMLLFAQESMYWLTGYDTFGYCFFQTLVVKSDGSMTLLTRSADLRQARNTSTIENILIWVDRPNADPTLDLKNLLSDLDLLGAKIGVEYDTHGMTGRVARLLDNQLASFCQMIDASYLVSTLRLIKSPAEIAYARRAGQLADAALDAALELIKPGADEAAILAAMQGAVLGGGGDYPSNEFIIGSGADALLCRYKAGRRRLDDKDQLTLEWAGVSAHYHAAMMRTVVIGEQDFRQKELYSACLQNLTAIEEVLQPGKTFGDVFDVHARVMDERGLTRHRLNSCGYSLGARFAPSWMEHQMFHTGNPQEITSDMTLFVHMIVMDSDSGTAMTLGQTYLTTDGAPEPLSRHSLDLLTA